The Timaviella obliquedivisa GSE-PSE-MK23-08B region TTGCGCGATCGCTTTGCCCTAATTGCCAGTAAACGGGATTCCCTGGTGCGCTTGTTAGAGCAGCCTGATTTAGGTACCTTAAGAATTGATGTCAACCAGGCGATCGAAGAAGTCGATGACTTAATCGAGGAGTTCAATCGCACCTTTCCCATAGAATAATTTTCTGTACCCCATACCCTGTAAGCTATTCAAGCGGTTATCTCTTACCTAACATCCATGGCAACCACCTACACCGTTGAAATCCTTCACCAGGGCAGCACCCAGACTCTCACCGTGCCCGAAGATCAGACTATTCTGTCGGCAGCAGATGCAGCGGGTTTGAACTTTCCTTCTGCCTGCAACGCTGGAGTCTGCACGACCTGTGCTGCTCAAGTGCTGTCAGGAACCGTAGAACAGAGTGAGGGTATGGGTCTTAGTCCAGACTTGCAGGCACAGGGCTATGCGCTGTTGTGCGTTTCTTACCCTCGATCTGATTTGAGAATTGAGACTGAGAAAGAAGATCGCGTGTATTATCTGCAATTTGGTCAGTTTCAGAAAGTTAAGAAGTAGCGCTGTTTAGAAAAGGGAAGCCTGATGACGGCAATGCAATTTATAACTTTTGAGGTTGCGCTTCAGCCCACGCCAGCAGCATTGCAGCAACTGGTTTTGGCACAGCTTCAAGCTCAGGGGCAGCCCCTCCGATGGGCAATTACAGCGATCGCCCCCGATCGAACTGCCACCGTTGAAGCAGTGGTAATTATCTAAGAGGATGTTTGAAAAGTTATGGCAAGTCAGATTTTACGCCAATCGCCTCACCATAATCCGGATCATCGCCAGATAGATCAGAGTCTCTGAGGTCTGCGGAAGGTGTTCATAATCTTTGTTCAA contains the following coding sequences:
- a CDS encoding 2Fe-2S iron-sulfur cluster binding domain-containing protein, producing MATTYTVEILHQGSTQTLTVPEDQTILSAADAAGLNFPSACNAGVCTTCAAQVLSGTVEQSEGMGLSPDLQAQGYALLCVSYPRSDLRIETEKEDRVYYLQFGQFQKVKK
- a CDS encoding transposase, translating into LNKDYEHLPQTSETLIYLAMIRIMVRRLA